From one Armatimonadota bacterium genomic stretch:
- a CDS encoding cation diffusion facilitator family transporter — MAVRAYTWGSAPGEAVSTLDHGPAASVIGFLGNEGVAIFRIRVGREIGSAALVADGYHARVDGWTSLAVLAGAVGVWLGYPLADSFAGLGITAAILVIVWQSGKAVFTRILDGVEPEVIEALVHAAGHVPGVQGVTDVRARWIGHYLEAELNVAVPATHSVAEGHRIAREVHHQLLHHVPYLKSGHHPRRSCR; from the coding sequence GTGGCCGTCCGTGCATATACCTGGGGATCGGCGCCAGGGGAGGCTGTCAGCACTCTTGACCACGGCCCCGCCGCCTCGGTCATCGGCTTCCTGGGCAACGAGGGAGTGGCGATCTTTCGCATTCGGGTGGGGCGGGAGATCGGCAGCGCGGCGCTGGTCGCCGACGGCTACCACGCGCGGGTGGACGGCTGGACGAGCCTGGCCGTGCTCGCGGGGGCGGTGGGAGTCTGGCTGGGCTACCCGCTGGCCGACTCGTTCGCCGGGCTGGGCATCACCGCAGCCATCCTGGTCATCGTGTGGCAGTCGGGGAAGGCGGTCTTTACCCGGATCCTGGACGGGGTGGAGCCCGAGGTCATCGAGGCACTGGTCCACGCCGCTGGGCACGTGCCCGGGGTGCAGGGGGTCACCGACGTGCGTGCCCGCTGGATCGGCCACTACCTGGAGGCAGAGTTGAATGTTGCCGTGCCCGCCACGCACTCGGTGGCCGAAGGGCACCGTATCGCCAGGGAGGTCCACCACCAGCTCCTGCACCACGTCCCCTACCTAAAGTCGGGCCACCATCCACGTCGATCCTGCCGGTGA